One stretch of Rhodoferax lithotrophicus DNA includes these proteins:
- a CDS encoding DmsE family decaheme c-type cytochrome has product MQIKHAIAFISACVFGVLGSAWAEEPVAKDAATCLSCHDTDDLPDMAGTAHGVRPNPPPMKAAAAALASRTMGDVRNSRSPTCFSCHGTSDQHANKPDNVEKQSKPDKTFTKKFGHVTTVQADERSRVCQSCHDGDSKRALWVGSQHQAANVACNDCHQVHTARDKVLKKASESEVCYACHKEQRTQLNKLSHHPVVEGKMTCSDCHNVHGSSGPKLVKRDSINDTCYTCHAEKRGPFVQQHSPVAEDCTNCHNSHGSVIPGMLKTRAPMLCQQCHTPHVSGAVGALGGQSGVFAPAAAGQAVPQITSVTNGKNVVNMWQGRSCMNCHSQIHGSNSPSFSNPLMR; this is encoded by the coding sequence ATGCAAATCAAACATGCGATAGCGTTTATCAGTGCCTGTGTGTTCGGGGTACTGGGGTCGGCGTGGGCAGAAGAGCCTGTAGCAAAGGACGCTGCGACTTGTCTCTCATGCCATGACACGGATGATTTGCCGGACATGGCTGGAACCGCGCACGGAGTGCGCCCCAATCCGCCACCGATGAAAGCAGCAGCTGCAGCGTTGGCCAGTCGTACCATGGGCGATGTTAGAAATTCACGTTCTCCAACTTGTTTTTCTTGTCACGGTACCAGTGATCAGCATGCAAACAAGCCAGACAATGTTGAGAAACAATCCAAGCCGGATAAAACATTCACCAAAAAATTTGGCCATGTCACGACAGTGCAAGCAGATGAGCGTAGTCGTGTGTGTCAAAGTTGCCATGATGGTGATTCCAAGCGAGCCTTATGGGTTGGTAGCCAGCATCAAGCCGCCAATGTGGCTTGTAATGACTGTCACCAAGTGCACACAGCGCGTGACAAGGTGTTGAAAAAAGCCTCAGAGTCCGAAGTTTGTTATGCCTGTCATAAAGAGCAGCGTACACAACTCAACAAGCTGTCCCATCATCCGGTTGTTGAGGGAAAGATGACATGTTCAGATTGCCATAACGTGCATGGATCTTCAGGTCCCAAACTCGTCAAGAGAGACAGTATCAATGACACCTGTTATACCTGTCACGCCGAAAAACGGGGTCCTTTTGTGCAGCAACATTCGCCTGTAGCAGAAGATTGCACCAACTGTCATAACTCACATGGCAGCGTGATTCCGGGCATGCTTAAAACTCGTGCCCCCATGCTTTGCCAACAATGCCATACGCCACACGTATCAGGTGCAGTGGGTGCGCTAGGTGGACAAAGCGGAGTCTTTGCACCAGCCGCTGCTGGGCAAGCTGTTCCACAGATCACGAGCGTGACCAATGGGAAAAACGTGGTCAATATGTGGCAAGGCCGTAGTTGCATGAATTGTCATTCGCAAATTCATGGGTCCAACAGCCCGTCATTCTCCAACCCATTGATGCGTTAA